The Erythrolamprus reginae isolate rEryReg1 chromosome 5, rEryReg1.hap1, whole genome shotgun sequence genome window below encodes:
- the DKK1 gene encoding dickkopf-related protein 1, whose translation MLALRGRGVCRAWTAVAAALCFSAWFSAGAAVPFHAKNSLASNSIKNPSAGGSSLSGGSGVVYDGSNKSRPGDSQKLAWCGADEDCNAEEFCSTPARGGVSGGGGGGGGLVCLTCRKRRKRCSRDAMCCSGNFCNNGMCVEFDPFDPGRFEEIIIENFDHGTLDSHLKRTTTSSQMYHLKGQEGAICLRSSDCAEGLCCARHFWSKICKPVLKEGQVCTKHHKKGSHGLELFQRCYCGDGLTCRLQKDHTISNSSRLHTCQRH comes from the exons ATGCTGGCGCTGCGCGGGCGGGGAGTCTGCCGGGCTTGGACGGCCGTGGCCGCGGCGCTCTGCTTCTCCGCCTGGTTTAGCGCCGGCGCCGCCGTCCCTTTCCACGCGAAGAATAGCCTGGCTTCTAACTCCATCAAGAACCCGTCCGCCGGCGGCTCCTCGCTTAGCGGCGGCAGCGGAGTAGTGTACGACGGAAGCAATAAAAGCCGCCCCGGCGATTCTCAGAAG CTCGCCTGGTGTGGTGCGGACGAGGATTGCAACGCCGAAGAGTTTTGCTCCACCCCTGCCCGGGGGGGCGtctccggaggaggaggaggaggaggagggctggtTTGTCTGACCTGCCGCAAACGCCGCAAGCGCTGCTCCCGCGACGCCATGTGCTGCTCGGGCAACTTTTGCAACAACG GTATGTGTGTAGAATTTGACCCTTTTGATCCTGGAAGGTTTGAAGAGATCATCATAGAAAATTTTGACCATGGTACTTTGGATTCCCATCTGAAAAGGACCACAACTTCCTCTCAAATGTACCACCTAAAAG GCCAAGAAGGTGCAATATGTCTCCGCTCGTCAGACTGCGCCGAAGGACTCTGTTGCGCCCGCCACTTCTGGTCCAAGATTTGCAAACCTGTCCTTAAGGAAGGTCAGGTGTGTACAAAGCACCACAAAAAGGGCTCCCACGGTTTGGAACTCTTCCAGCGGTGTTACTGTGGGGATGGACTGACCTGTCGACTGCAAAAAGACCACACTATTAGCAACTCCTCAAGATTACATACTTGCCAGAGACATTAG